A part of Oncorhynchus clarkii lewisi isolate Uvic-CL-2024 chromosome 17, UVic_Ocla_1.0, whole genome shotgun sequence genomic DNA contains:
- the LOC139369451 gene encoding fibrinogen-like protein 1, producing the protein MGKVWRNIIEGFKQSIKRSRNPSRTPKNTQKKSVTKDLSAPKSKRLARQNSFKVKTGVRGDSSLGVLPLLSLCVGAMLSPPDAPPACPHCKDSLVAAPPARTGSGGCEGRPGMAGCRVAVVPLAASDPSLRVEHRHEARQVQPESRDVSERLVQLQRCMNSLQEPGVPRGRVGQGGDTLGAILALMAAVLTECDLHCHSQALRAMARRLEGAAVGREGEKDLILLLRSITQHPPTAVPSARLHPQDCAEIYRLGIKENGIYTIQPDPRRPAVEAECDMETAGGGWTVFQRRRDGSVDFNRTWQEYREGFGSPQGEYWLGNAALHALTNTGQHLLRIQLEDWHQQKRQATYNTFRVAAEAQRYRLTAREYSGDAGNALSYSKRYNHDGRAFSTNDRDHDRYTSGNCAEYYGAGWWFDACLASNLNGLFYRGRYSGLTNGIYWGTWYILTDIHSGERYSFKSVEMKTRPRNF; encoded by the exons ATGGGAAAAGTGTGGAGGAACATCATCGAAGGCTTCAAACAAAGCATCAAGCGGAGCAGAAACCCATCAAGAACACCAAAAAATACTCAAAAGAAGAGCGTCACTAAAGACTTGTCGGCACCCAAGTCCAAGAGGCTGGCAAGGCAGAACAGCTTTAAGGTGAAAACCGGTGTCAGGGGGGACA GCTCTCTCGGCGTGCTCCCCCTGCTGTCCCTGTGTGTAGGGGCCATGTTGTCCCCCCCGGATGCACCTCCAGCCTGTCCCCACTGCAAGGACAGTCTGGTGGCCGCTCCACCTGCGAGGACAGGGTCAGGGGGGTGTGAGGGACGCCCCGGGATGGCAGGCTGCAGGGTGGCGGTCGTCCCCCTGGCTGCCTCTGACCCCTCTCTGAGGGTGGAACACAGACATGAAGCTCGACAGGTTCAGCCCGAG TCCAGGGATGTGTCGGAGCGTCTGGTCCAGTTGCAGCGCTGTATGAATTCCCTCCAGGAGCCAGGGGTCCCCAGGGGCCGTGTAGGCCAGGGAGGGGACACGCTGGGGGCCATTCTGGCTCTGATGGCTGCAGTACTGACAGAGTGTGACCTACACTGTCACAGTCAGGCCCTCAGGGCTATGGCCAGGCGACTGG AGGGGGCAGcggttgggagagagggagagaaagacctGATACTACTGTTGAGGAGCATCACACAACACCCTCCAACAG CGGTCCCCTCAGCGAGGCTGCATCCTCAGGACTGTGCTGAGATCTATCGTTTGGGGATCAAAGAGAACGGAATCTACACCATCCAGCCTGACCCACGCAGACCTGCAGTGGAG GCAGAGTGTGACATGGAGACAGCAGGTGGGGGGTGGACAGTGTTCCAGCGTCGGCGAGATGGCTCGGTGGACTTCAACCGGACGTGGCAGGAGTACCGCGAGGGTTTTGGTTCCCCACAGGGAGAATACTGGCTGGGGAACGCAGCGCTGCATGCTCTCACCAACACTGGTCAACACCTACTGCGTATACAACTGGAGGACTGGCACCAGCAGAAACGCCAAGCCACCTACAACACTTTCAGAGTGGCAGCAGAGGCACAGAG GTACCGTCTGACAGCACGGGAGTACTCTGGTGACGCGGGCAATGCCCTGAGCTACAGCAAACGCTACAACCACGACGGCCGAGCGTTCAGCACCAACGACCGTGACCACGATCGCTACACGTCAGGGAACTGTGCAGAGTACTATGGTGCAGGCTGGTGGTTCGACGCCTGCCTGGCGTCTAACCTGAATGGACTCTTCTACCGCGGGCGCTACAGCGGGCTGACTAATGGCATATACTGGGGCACCTGGTACATCCTGACAGACATTCACAGCGGAGAGCGCTACTCCTTTAAGAGTGTGGAGATGAAGACACGCCCACGCAACTTCTAA
- the LOC139371062 gene encoding ras-related protein rab7-like: MTSRKKVLLKVIILGDSGVGKTSLMNQYVNRKFSNQYKATIGADFLTKEVMVDDRLVTMQIWDTAGQERFQSLGVAFYRGADCCVLVFDVTAPNTFKTLDSWRDEFLIQASPRDPENFPFVVLGNKIDLENRQVTTKRAQAWCQSKNNIPYFETSAKEAINVEQAFQTIARNALKQETEVELYNEFPEPIKLDRNDRAKTSAEACTC; the protein is encoded by the exons ATGACATCCAGGAAGAAAGTGCTCCTGAAAGTCATCATCCTGGGGGATTCTGG AGTTGGGAAGACCTCCCTGATGAACCAGTATGTGAATAGGAAGTTCAGTAACCAGTACAAAGCTACAATAGGAGCTGACTTTCTGACCAAGGAGGTGATGGTGGACGATCGGCTCGTCACAATGCAG ATCTGGGACACGGCAGGGCAAGAGAGGTTCCAGTCTCTGGGTGTGGCGTTCTACCGTGGGGCAGACTGTTGTGTGCTGGTGTTTGATGTAACTGCCCCCAACACCTTCAAGACTCTAGACAGCTGGAGGGACGAGTTCCTGATCCAGGCCAGTCCCAGAGACCCCGAGAACTTTCCCTTTGTGGTGCTAGGCAACAAGATCGACCTGGAGAACAGACAG GTGACGACCAAGCGGGCTCAGGCATGGTGTCAGAGTAAGAACAACATCCCCTACTTTGAGACCAGTGCCAAGGAGGCCATCAACGTAGAGCAGGCCTTCCAGACCATTGCACGCAACGCCCTCAAACAG GAAACTGAGGTGGAGCTGTATAATGAATTCCCGGAGCCCATCAAGCTAGACAGGAATGACAGAGCAAAGACTTCAGCAGAGGCCTGCACCTGCTGA